The window AGCGCGTCCCACGAGCGCAGACACATCTTTGTGCGGGAGAAGGCCACGAAGTTGTAGTCGATCACTTTCTCCGGCACCATCACGAGATTCTTGTATCGTTTCTCCAGTCCGGCTATGCGCGGCAGCTCCATATCGCTGGCACCATTGTTGATGGAGACAAGGGCGCGTTCAGGCGGCTGGCGCACCAATTGGAAATCCACATCCATTCGCTTGGCCAGTTCTTTTAAAAGCACGTCAAAAAAGCCCGTCTCGTCCTCAGTGGAAAAGGGGGGCTTGATGGAGGTGTTGACCCGAATGGTCTCAGCGGCGTTTCCCATGGCCGGGATAAGCAGGACCAATGCGATGATGTATGCGAGTGCTTGCTGTTTCATTGAGCGTGTTCGTGTACCGGATAACCAGTTCGCGTTCGCAGAACACATATACACTCGTGTGTTGCTTGGCTAGGGTTTATAGCCAAAAAATAACGGCCCGCTTCAATGAAACGGGCCGTTGAGATCAATTATTCATGTCTTCTCGGTCCCTTACCTGGGCCACCATTCTTTGGACGCGACGACGGGCCGGAATTGTGCATCCCGGCCCCGTTGTTTTGCCTGTTCGGGCCATTGTTCCAGCGATTCTGACCATTTTGACCGTTCTGCCGTTGCTGGCGGTTCTGCATCCGGTCCTTGAATTGCTGCTTTTGATCGGGCGACATGTTCTGCCACCGTTGCTTGATCTGCTGCTGCCGTTCCGGCGACATGCCCTGGTACTTCTGGCGGGCATTTCGCAGACGCTGCTTCTGCTGCGGCCCCAGTTGTTTATACTGCTGGAAACGCTGGCGGACGTTTTGCCGCTGCTTGGGGGACATGGACTTCCACTGCTTGAGGCGGGAGGTCGCGGTCTGGCGCTCGTTGGGCGTCATCTGGGACCAACGGTCCGCGCCCTTCTTGAGCTTGTCCTGTTTTTCGGGAGTGAATCCGTCCCACTGGTCCGCGTAGGGAGCCAGTACCTTCTGCTGCTGAGGTGTCAGGTCGTCGTAGCTCTCGGCCATAGCCGGAGTGGACGACAGGGTGATGACAACGCAGGCCATGAGCCCCAGAAGGACACGGCACAGCCCACGCATGGTGCGCTTACTGCTCATCTTGTGCCTCCTGTGTTGTCGCATTATCTGTTTCTCCATCGGTTGTTTCCAATG of the Pseudodesulfovibrio sp. zrk46 genome contains:
- a CDS encoding DUF3106 domain-containing protein → MSSKRTMRGLCRVLLGLMACVVITLSSTPAMAESYDDLTPQQQKVLAPYADQWDGFTPEKQDKLKKGADRWSQMTPNERQTATSRLKQWKSMSPKQRQNVRQRFQQYKQLGPQQKQRLRNARQKYQGMSPERQQQIKQRWQNMSPDQKQQFKDRMQNRQQRQNGQNGQNRWNNGPNRQNNGAGMHNSGPSSRPKNGGPGKGPRRHE
- a CDS encoding transporter substrate-binding domain-containing protein codes for the protein MKQQALAYIIALVLLIPAMGNAAETIRVNTSIKPPFSTEDETGFFDVLLKELAKRMDVDFQLVRQPPERALVSINNGASDMELPRIAGLEKRYKNLVMVPEKVIDYNFVAFSRTKMCLRSWDALSKLRVGYLIGWKIFEKNVPDGTSITKLNRPDLMFDMLDMGRIDIGLYERHAGWHMIRDHGHDSIKECDPPLAVRPMYIYLHKSQEGLAPLIASQLKAMKSDGTYKKIMDATLRK